The genome window CTGGGTGTGGTTCGCCGACGGCGAGGGCGGCAGCCGGCGAGGCATGTGCGCGAGCTACGCCGCCGGCGTCGTCGCCTGCGACACGGCCGCCACCGTCGTCGCCGCCGAGGTCGGGCGGGCGCTGTTCGCGCCGGCGGGCGCCGAGGCGGTCGAGACCGCGCACGGCCGGTACCGCCACGTCCCGGTGGCGTCCGACGACCCCGACGCGCTGTCGGTCGCGCTCCAGGCCGAGATGGCAGGCCTGGAGCACCAGGTGAGCGTCGACGCGTGCGCCGGCGAGGCCGGTGGCGACGACCTGCTCGTCGTCGACGGGCCGCTGCGCGAGCGCCACCGGCTGCCCGGCGCCGTGGGGTTCGTGAAGACGCACGACCGCTCGTACCTCACCGACCCGGCGGCCGCCGCGGTCATCGGGCGGCTCGGGCCGGGCCAGCGGACGCCGGTGTTCTTCCTCGGCGGCCGGTTCTCGCGGTGGTCGTGGTACCTGCGGCTGCCGTGCGAGGTGACGCATGCATGGGCCGGCGTGGTGCGGTGCGAGGCGTCGCGCGACCTTGACGTCGGGCAGGCCGCCGGTCTCGCCGACCGGGTGGCCGTCGCGCTGCCCCGCCTCGCCTCGGCGCCGCACAAGGACCCCCGCGCGCCGCAGAACCTGTACCCGATCGGCGGCCTCGAGCGAGCCCTCCGCCGCCGCCTGGGCGATCCCGCCTTCCTGTACCGGGCGCTCCGCACCGCCGCCGCCGCCTGATCGGCGGCCTCGGACGCCGGGAAGGGCGACGGGGCGTCGACCGATGGGCCGCGGCCGAGCGGCCGTCCGGCGCCCGTCAGCCGGGGACGGAGTCGTCGAGGGTGGTGGTCCGCGCCCGGCGGTCGGCGCGGTAGCGCTCCACCATCTCCTCGCTCAGGCCGTCGGCCTGCCGGCGCAGGCGGGGCGGGGGGACGGCCGCCGGGTCCACGCGCTCGCCGAGGAAGGCGGCGACCTCGGCGACGCTGGGCCCGAGCGACGCGACCAGGTCCTCGTACGCGACCTCGAGCGGGCGGGCGCCGGCCGCGGCGAACAGCGCCCGCCAGGCGGCCTCGCCGGCCTCCAGGTCGCGGCGGCACTCCTCGACCAGCTCGAACCGGTACGAGGGCACCGGTCGGGCGCCCGTGTACACGCCGGCCCCGTCGCTCCACCACCCCGTCTGGCGGGCGACGGCCCACGACACGGCCTGGCGGTCGCGGTCCCGGCGGTGCAGGTACACGAACCGGCACCGGGGGAACACGGCCCTGATCGCCGCCGGCTCGTCGACGCCGAGGCCGGCCGCCAGCTCCCGGACCTGGAACCAGTGCACCTTCGCCCCGAAGACCCCGCCGGCGCTGCGCCGGCGCCGGTGGAGGAGGTCGACGTACGCCCGCAGGTCGGGGCACCCCCACCGCTCCGTCAGCCACGCGTAGGCGCCCGTCCGGTCGAAGTACTCGATCGGGGTGCCGAGGCAGCCGAGCGCGGCCAGCGCCTCGGACAGCAGCGAGCTGCCCGACCGGGGCATGGCGCACAGCAGGTACGACCGCCGCACGCCGCCCTCGGCGTCGCCGTCCGGCAGGTCGAACGCGGCCGACGCCAGGTCGTAGGCCATGGC of Acidimicrobiales bacterium contains these proteins:
- a CDS encoding Stf0 family sulfotransferase, coding for MAYDLASAAFDLPDGDAEGGVRRSYLLCAMPRSGSSLLSEALAALGCLGTPIEYFDRTGAYAWLTERWGCPDLRAYVDLLHRRRRSAGGVFGAKVHWFQVRELAAGLGVDEPAAIRAVFPRCRFVYLHRRDRDRQAVSWAVARQTGWWSDGAGVYTGARPVPSYRFELVEECRRDLEAGEAAWRALFAAAGARPLEVAYEDLVASLGPSVAEVAAFLGERVDPAAVPPPRLRRQADGLSEEMVERYRADRRARTTTLDDSVPG